The Kiloniellales bacterium genome includes the window TTGAACGAAGAGGCGCGGGCGGGTCTGCAGGCCATGGAGGCCGCCCAGGTCCGGCGCAACCGCCCGAGGATCGCCTACGCCCAACCGCCGACGGCTGCTCGACCGGCCCCGCCCGTCACATCGAGCGAGCGGCCGGCGCCTCCCGTCACCCCGGCGGCGGCCGGAGAAAGAAGGACAAAGGGCCGGAGTGCGGCCGCCCTGGAGATCATCGACGGCGCCCAGTTTCAGGAATCGCCGCCGCTCGATGCGGACGACGAGGCCGAGCGCGGCACGCAGCTCGCGGCACGTTCGGTCGACGCCGACCGGGCGATGGAAGCCGCGCGCGCGGAATCCTTGGAGACCGCCATCGACCTGGCCAAGAACGGCAACCATCTGGCCGCCATCCCGCGGCTGAAGACCCATCTCCAGCGCTTCCCCAAGGACGGCACCGCGCGGGATCTCCTGGCGGAAACCCATCGCCAGGTCGGAATCGCCTACTATCAGGACGGCAAACTTCGCGAGTCGGTCAGTCACCTGCGGGCCTCGGCAGACTATGCCAAGGTCGCCGATCCCCTGACCCAGGCCGCCCTGAACGACGCCAGCGCCAAACTGGCGCAGCAGGCCTACGAGGAGGGCGTGAAGGTCTTCAAGAGCGACATCGGACAGGCGATCGACTACTGGGAAGAGAGCCTGGAATACGACCCTTCCCATCTTCGGGCGCGCAGCTACTTGGATAAAGCCTACAAAATCCAGGACACCCTATCGGATATCCCGTCCGAAAACTGACGGTCGAGAGCGCGACTTCCGCAGCACCTCAATCGGGGACGGTCCCCAGACTCTCTTTAAGCTCGACGGTCTCCAGCCGCTTGACGGAACAGGACGCGAAGCCCGGATCGACCGTCAGGCACTCGTCGTACATGGCGATCGCCTCGTCCAGCTCCTGCCGCTGAAAAGCCCTCAGGCCCCTGCGGTAATACTCCTTGGCGACGACCGGGGTGAGCACGAGCAGCTTCTTGTTGGCCAGTGAGTGATCGGGAACCACATCGACCGCCCTCTGGTAGGACTTGTAGGCTTGGATCACGTCGTCGTTGGCCTGATAGCTGGTCCCTTCCTGATAGAGGGCGTCGGCCTCGTCCAACTTAGCGAAGCGCCCGAGGCGCTGCTCGACCTCCTGGTTCTGCGGGTCCAGCTGGCGCGCCCGCACCAGCACCACCGAGGCCTGCTCGCGATCGCCCTTGGTTTCCAGTGTATCGGCGTAGGTCAGATAGTTCAGCGCAGCCTGCTGCTTGACGAAATAGGCGTCGGGATACTGCTTGACCGCCTCTTCGTAGGTATCGCTGGCACCGACGAAGTCGCCCTGCTGGGCCTTCTCGACGGCCTGAGTCATCAACTGGTCGAGCGTGACCGCCCCGCTCTCGCCCGGCGGATCGGTCTCCAGGATCACGGCCTTCGCGCTGGTCTCGTCGGTCTCCCCGTTTGCGTCGCCTTCGACGCCGGTCCCGAAGTCCAGGGAAGCCTCCTGCGTCCCGATGCCCTCTTCGGAGGCGCTCTGATCGTCCGCCGCCCCTGCTTCTCCGATCGCCGTTTCGGAGGGCTCCGTCTCGAGGAGCTCCGCTTCGCCCGGTTCCGTATCGGCGAAGTCCGCCTCCGACAGGCCAGACGCCGAGCCCTCGGCCGCCACCACTTCGTCGGCAGCCTCCAGCATCTCGGCCTCTTCCTCGCTTATCAGCGGGGTTCCAGGCTCCAGGGTTTCGACGGCAGGCGCGTCGACCGCAGCTACCTGGCTCTCCATGGCCGGCGGCTCCGTTCCGGGCACCTTGATCGTCTGCCCGACCACCATTTTGCTCGGGTTCTCGATACCGTTGTAGCGGGCCAGCGCGTGGAACTTCAGCGGATCGCCGAGCATTCTCTTTGCCACGATGGAGAGGGAGTCGCCCCGCTCCATCCGGTAGAGAAAATAGTCCTCGCCGAGATAGGCGACCGGGTCGCTGTCGATCTGCTCAATCAGATCGATGGCCCGCTTCCTGCCAGGGCGCTCCCTCAGATAAGCCGCCAGTTCGGCTCGCGCCTGCCCCGCCTCGCCGACCTGCAAGAGGTCGAGAGCCTTCTTCCACCGTTCCTTGGGGGTCAAACCCGGCTGCGCCTGAAAGATCTCCGGCGCCGTCATCGGCCTGTCCGACGTTTCCTCCGGCCCCTTGGTCTCGAGGCCCAGACAGCCGGTCAAGGCAAAGGCCGACAATGACAACACACAAACCGCTAGCATCCGCATGGTGCAGCGTCTCCCTTGCCCCTGTTCACATCCTCGCAACCCAACCAGCACTGAAAACGACACACGCTACCCCGCCCTGCTCTGGCCGGGCGCGGCGCCTCGCTTCCCCCTGCGGCACATTCTAGCAGAAAATGAATTACATGCCAGATTTCAGAATGCTATCGAGAGGCCCGCGGCGCGCCGCGACGGCGTGCAGCGATCCCTTTGACTTGAGCGACTTGCGCGCCATGCCGAGCAGCGGCCCTAACCCCGAGCACACCATCGAGGAGGTGGTGTTTCGCCCCCTGCCGGACGAGGCGAAGGACCGCTGGGCCGAGGTCGCGGAGATATTCTTTCTGGCATCTTCCAGAAAGCGCTTCCGGTCGGCCGAGGAAAAGGCGGAT containing:
- a CDS encoding tetratricopeptide repeat protein, producing MTAPEIFQAQPGLTPKERWKKALDLLQVGEAGQARAELAAYLRERPGRKRAIDLIEQIDSDPVAYLGEDYFLYRMERGDSLSIVAKRMLGDPLKFHALARYNGIENPSKMVVGQTIKVPGTEPPAMESQVAAVDAPAVETLEPGTPLISEEEAEMLEAADEVVAAEGSASGLSEADFADTEPGEAELLETEPSETAIGEAGAADDQSASEEGIGTQEASLDFGTGVEGDANGETDETSAKAVILETDPPGESGAVTLDQLMTQAVEKAQQGDFVGASDTYEEAVKQYPDAYFVKQQAALNYLTYADTLETKGDREQASVVLVRARQLDPQNQEVEQRLGRFAKLDEADALYQEGTSYQANDDVIQAYKSYQRAVDVVPDHSLANKKLLVLTPVVAKEYYRRGLRAFQRQELDEAIAMYDECLTVDPGFASCSVKRLETVELKESLGTVPD